In a genomic window of Stakelama saccharophila:
- a CDS encoding glycosyltransferase: MKRMRVVECIASLHERAAGTTVYFQRMMELLPGSDIEAIVLSTGAPAPDVPGQYFATDFSGCPWVAAMRPSRALREAMLMEARQADLIHSHGMWLLPNVYPGHAAVAANVPLVISPHGMLGREALRFSAFKKMAFWAVFQRRAAAAATCWHATSEKEAEELRAFGIDAPIAIMPIGVDFPALAGRSVRRQEVLFLGRLHPIKGIDALLRVWPGVAAQYPDWTLRIVGPRDDAAERYRARAEAALIPNLVFDDAVYGQEKWNCYRSAALFVLPTQNENFGVTISEALAAETPVICSDGAPWEGLRENRAGWWIPQTDDALRSALCAAIALPDSERRSMGRRGREWMLRDFSWEAVVAQTRDLYAWIGRGAPRPDFVYA, from the coding sequence ATGAAGCGGATGCGAGTAGTAGAATGTATTGCGTCGCTGCACGAACGAGCAGCAGGCACAACCGTGTACTTTCAGCGGATGATGGAGTTGCTCCCGGGGAGCGATATCGAGGCCATAGTGCTATCCACCGGAGCGCCAGCGCCTGACGTACCCGGACAATATTTCGCCACCGACTTTTCCGGTTGCCCGTGGGTAGCGGCCATGCGGCCGAGCCGCGCGCTTAGAGAGGCGATGTTGATGGAGGCTCGCCAGGCCGACCTAATTCACTCCCATGGGATGTGGCTCTTGCCCAACGTGTATCCCGGGCATGCTGCGGTTGCCGCCAATGTACCTCTCGTAATCAGCCCCCACGGAATGTTGGGGAGGGAGGCGCTCCGGTTTTCGGCATTCAAAAAGATGGCGTTTTGGGCGGTTTTCCAGCGCCGTGCGGCCGCGGCGGCAACTTGCTGGCACGCAACTAGCGAAAAGGAAGCAGAAGAATTGAGGGCGTTCGGAATTGATGCGCCGATAGCGATCATGCCTATCGGCGTCGACTTTCCCGCTCTCGCAGGTCGTTCGGTTCGTAGACAAGAAGTGTTGTTCCTCGGGCGCCTCCACCCGATAAAGGGGATCGACGCTCTGCTGCGAGTGTGGCCAGGCGTGGCTGCGCAGTATCCCGATTGGACGCTTCGCATCGTGGGGCCCCGAGACGATGCTGCCGAACGATATCGAGCGAGAGCAGAAGCGGCCTTGATCCCTAACCTGGTCTTCGACGACGCGGTATACGGCCAAGAAAAGTGGAATTGTTATCGTTCGGCCGCTCTTTTTGTATTACCGACTCAGAATGAAAATTTCGGTGTTACTATTTCAGAAGCATTGGCTGCGGAAACGCCTGTGATCTGCAGCGACGGTGCCCCTTGGGAAGGTCTCCGGGAAAACCGCGCCGGTTGGTGGATTCCCCAGACGGATGACGCGTTAAGATCTGCGCTGTGCGCCGCCATTGCGCTCCCAGATAGCGAACGACGTTCTATGGGTCGCCGGGGTAGGGAATGGATGCTCAGGGATTTTAGCTGGGAGGCGGTTGTTGCGCAAACGCGGGACCTTTATGCGTGGATTGGTCGAGGAGCCCCGCGACCAGATTTTGTGTACGCATAA
- the fcl gene encoding GDP-L-fucose synthase, translated as MAKFGLAGKRAFVAGHRGMVGSAIVRRLREESCEILVADRAELDLVNQMEVCTWFEQNKPDTVFLAAARVGGIQANTSYPADFIYDNLMIEANVIEAARRTGVSKLLFLGSSCIYPKMSPQPISEDALLNGPLEPTNEWYAIAKIAGIRLAQAYRRQHGCDFICAMPTNLYGPGDNYDLQNSHVLPALIRKAHQAKIAGDAVFEIWGTGRPRREFLHVDDLANACVHLMQNYSEEMHINVGSGKDISISALALLVADVVGFRGTIRYDSSKPDGTPRKLMDSSRIHATGWRHRIGLRQGIESAYRDFLNAAKGKSGTPDQTGVWRGPAG; from the coding sequence ATGGCTAAATTCGGCTTAGCAGGGAAAAGGGCTTTTGTCGCCGGACATCGTGGAATGGTGGGATCCGCCATCGTCCGCAGGCTGCGAGAGGAATCGTGTGAAATATTGGTGGCCGATCGAGCTGAGTTGGATCTGGTCAACCAGATGGAAGTCTGCACCTGGTTCGAGCAGAACAAACCCGACACGGTGTTCTTGGCAGCCGCTCGGGTGGGCGGAATCCAAGCCAATACATCGTATCCGGCGGATTTCATATATGACAATTTGATGATCGAGGCGAACGTCATTGAGGCCGCCCGTCGCACAGGCGTCTCGAAGCTCTTGTTTCTAGGCTCGTCGTGCATCTATCCTAAGATGTCGCCGCAGCCTATTAGCGAAGATGCGTTGCTGAATGGGCCACTAGAACCTACCAATGAGTGGTACGCTATCGCCAAAATTGCGGGCATTAGGCTCGCCCAAGCGTACCGTCGCCAACACGGATGCGATTTCATCTGCGCCATGCCAACCAACCTGTATGGCCCTGGCGACAACTACGACCTTCAGAACAGCCACGTCCTTCCCGCCTTGATCCGTAAGGCGCATCAAGCAAAGATAGCAGGGGATGCGGTCTTTGAAATCTGGGGAACGGGAAGGCCGAGGCGCGAGTTTTTGCACGTTGATGATTTAGCTAATGCTTGTGTCCACTTGATGCAGAACTACTCCGAAGAGATGCATATAAATGTGGGGTCAGGAAAAGATATCTCTATTTCCGCATTGGCGTTGTTGGTAGCGGATGTCGTCGGGTTCAGGGGAACGATCCGCTACGACTCAAGCAAGCCGGACGGGACCCCGCGTAAGCTGATGGACAGCTCTCGTATACATGCAACTGGATGGCGGCACCGCATCGGGCTTCGTCAGGGAATCGAGAGCGCATACCGCGACTTCCTGAACGCAGCGAAAGGCAAATCCGGAACACCCGATCAGACAGGTGTGTGGCGGGGCCCTGCGGGCTAG
- a CDS encoding glycosyltransferase family 2 protein, giving the protein MTRGNRSSKLTGIVITLNEEMHIERCLGSLSGLCDHVLVVDSGSSDSTVAICRAMGAEVIHNRFVTHAAQVNAGIDYLTADDSRWLLRIDADEYLNRHQHEQVRVALAAAPQHVAGLELRRHIVFLGRRLRWGGLEPSPQLRLWRCGRGRSEQRWMDEHIVVEGAVRTTTIDLFDENLNNISWWTDKHNRYASREAVQILMHSTRKPGCTERLGRMAALKRILKEKVYNNLPLAARAFVYFFFRYIMLLGFLDGMPGLFFHFLQGCWYRVLVDSKVFEVRCAMTKGLSRRDAILARLGIDIGAEDGR; this is encoded by the coding sequence ATGACCCGCGGTAACCGATCGAGCAAACTGACTGGGATCGTAATCACATTAAACGAAGAGATGCATATCGAGCGCTGCTTGGGATCTTTATCGGGCCTCTGCGATCACGTGCTCGTGGTCGACTCTGGATCTAGTGACAGCACGGTCGCGATATGCCGCGCCATGGGGGCGGAGGTGATTCACAATCGCTTCGTCACGCATGCGGCGCAGGTTAACGCGGGCATTGATTATTTAACTGCTGATGATAGCCGCTGGCTGCTTAGAATTGATGCCGACGAATATCTTAATCGGCATCAACACGAGCAGGTTCGCGTAGCTCTGGCCGCAGCGCCGCAGCACGTAGCAGGGCTCGAACTTCGCCGACACATCGTGTTTCTCGGCCGGCGTCTTCGCTGGGGCGGGTTAGAGCCAAGTCCGCAGTTGCGGCTCTGGAGATGCGGCCGAGGGAGGTCGGAACAGCGTTGGATGGACGAACATATTGTCGTTGAAGGTGCTGTACGTACCACGACAATTGATCTCTTCGACGAAAATCTTAATAACATTTCTTGGTGGACCGACAAGCACAACCGGTACGCGAGTCGGGAGGCCGTGCAAATTTTGATGCATTCTACTCGGAAGCCCGGTTGCACCGAAAGGTTGGGGCGCATGGCGGCGCTTAAGCGCATCCTGAAAGAAAAGGTCTACAACAATTTGCCGCTTGCAGCGCGCGCGTTCGTGTACTTTTTCTTTCGCTACATAATGTTGCTCGGCTTTCTCGATGGGATGCCGGGCCTATTTTTCCACTTTCTACAAGGGTGCTGGTATCGAGTCTTAGTAGATTCGAAGGTGTTCGAGGTGCGTTGCGCTATGACTAAGGGTCTGTCCCGGCGTGATGCAATTCTCGCGCGCCTAGGCATCGACATTGGTGCCGAAGATGGGCGCTAG
- a CDS encoding transposase, translating to MVRCAIARTVRRCRGSRCRCSAIKPHVSIDRRYGFIRAATVTSAAAADGRMLRYVINPNNTSSEVWADSAYRSRRNETWLADGTMTSRIHRRKPKSKPMPRANAAKSAVRAKVEHVFAHQKNRYGLFIRTICPKRAEAKMTLANFAYNFDRLIFHEKRMPTR from the coding sequence GTGGTAAGGTGCGCTATCGCCCGGACGGTACGCCGCTGTCGAGGATCGCGCTGCCGGTGTTCGGCTATAAAACCCCATGTCAGCATCGATCGCCGCTATGGCTTTATCCGCGCAGCGACGGTGACCAGCGCGGCGGCCGCCGACGGTAGAATGCTGCGCTACGTGATCAATCCGAACAACACCAGCAGCGAGGTCTGGGCCGACAGCGCCTATCGCTCGCGCCGCAACGAGACATGGCTGGCCGACGGGACGATGACCAGCCGCATTCATCGTCGCAAGCCGAAGAGCAAGCCGATGCCGCGAGCCAATGCTGCAAAGTCTGCCGTCCGCGCAAAGGTCGAGCACGTGTTCGCTCATCAGAAGAACCGCTACGGACTGTTCATTCGCACCATCTGTCCCAAGCGCGCCGAAGCGAAAATGACGCTCGCCAACTTTGCCTATAATTTCGACCGCCTGATCTTCCACGAAAAGCGGATGCCGACACGATGA
- a CDS encoding O-methyltransferase — MLTKILKGSRQQKSRLHDHKGNLVPTGRLIANAPRAFVSGLFRVLLGHRPRLPWISYSATLEIAAFLSNEKRVLEYGSGMSTLWYAKHAGQVVSVENFRPWYDQVRSALEKDGINNVEYHLAESIEEYTRVPCEGGFDLVMVDGSFRDRCTAAALATLRPGGIFYLDNSDRMALPGSDEAAAAELALKYAKDHNCTVTYFTDFAPTQFFAQEGMMVRRPA; from the coding sequence ATGCTGACCAAAATACTCAAGGGATCAAGGCAGCAGAAGTCTCGGCTGCATGACCACAAGGGAAATCTTGTTCCAACTGGTCGGCTCATCGCTAACGCCCCGCGTGCGTTTGTTTCCGGGTTATTCCGTGTTCTACTGGGTCATAGGCCGCGATTGCCGTGGATTTCCTATTCTGCGACGCTGGAAATTGCCGCGTTTTTAAGCAACGAAAAACGGGTGTTGGAATACGGATCTGGTATGTCAACATTGTGGTATGCTAAGCATGCAGGCCAGGTGGTGTCTGTCGAAAATTTTCGACCGTGGTATGACCAAGTCCGATCTGCTTTGGAAAAGGACGGCATCAACAATGTTGAGTATCACCTCGCCGAGAGCATAGAAGAATACACTCGGGTGCCTTGCGAAGGTGGATTTGACCTAGTGATGGTTGACGGCAGCTTTCGCGACCGCTGCACAGCCGCGGCACTTGCTACGCTTCGACCTGGTGGCATTTTTTATCTTGATAATTCTGATCGTATGGCACTTCCCGGAAGTGATGAAGCCGCTGCCGCTGAACTTGCGTTGAAATACGCGAAAGATCATAATTGTACCGTGACCTATTTCACGGACTTTGCGCCGACCCAGTTCTTTGCTCAAGAGGGAATGATGGTGCGGCGGCCCGCCTAG
- a CDS encoding mannose-1-phosphate guanylyltransferase, with protein MSRPELPKQFLALTDERTMLQLTVQRVSTWPGFAAPLIVASSEHVQLVDAQLAEIGFGESKTVLEPVARNTAPAIALAAIEAENDTCMLVMPSDHVIGDVESFHKAIRSALPLAEEGWLITFGIAPEGPETGYGYIKIGSTLADGVCEADQFIEKPKLERARAMLAEGGYAWNGGIFLFRADAYLAALESNAPAISRAMREAMAGARREHWHIYPAAAAFRRSPADSIDCAVMEVASQVAVAPVNMKWSDVGSWDALYEVTPQDAAGNVLVGEVTALESRNCLVRAKGMRIAMMGVSDLTIVASGSDILILPRGRGQEIKRLVRRGSS; from the coding sequence ATGTCGAGGCCGGAACTACCCAAACAATTTCTAGCGCTCACCGATGAGCGCACAATGCTGCAGCTGACTGTCCAGCGTGTGTCCACTTGGCCCGGCTTCGCAGCTCCGTTGATCGTGGCGAGTAGCGAGCACGTGCAGTTAGTCGACGCGCAGCTTGCGGAAATTGGCTTTGGCGAGTCGAAAACGGTACTCGAACCGGTAGCTCGGAATACCGCGCCGGCGATCGCGTTGGCTGCCATAGAAGCCGAAAACGACACCTGTATGTTGGTCATGCCCTCCGATCATGTGATCGGCGATGTGGAGTCCTTTCACAAGGCCATCCGCTCCGCATTACCGCTTGCTGAGGAGGGGTGGCTAATAACGTTTGGCATCGCGCCGGAAGGTCCAGAGACCGGCTACGGTTACATCAAGATTGGTTCTACCCTCGCAGACGGGGTTTGCGAGGCGGACCAATTTATTGAGAAACCTAAGTTAGAGCGGGCGAGGGCTATGCTCGCGGAAGGAGGCTACGCGTGGAACGGAGGCATTTTCCTATTTCGAGCCGATGCCTATCTTGCGGCGCTTGAGAGCAACGCGCCCGCAATCTCGAGAGCAATGCGAGAGGCGATGGCCGGGGCCAGGCGGGAGCACTGGCATATCTACCCTGCCGCAGCTGCATTTCGGCGCTCACCAGCAGATTCCATCGATTGCGCGGTAATGGAAGTGGCAAGCCAAGTCGCGGTTGCCCCTGTCAATATGAAATGGAGTGACGTGGGAAGCTGGGATGCGCTTTATGAAGTCACACCACAAGACGCGGCTGGTAATGTACTAGTGGGGGAGGTTACCGCGCTAGAGAGCAGAAACTGCCTCGTTCGCGCCAAGGGTATGCGGATCGCAATGATGGGTGTCAGTGATCTCACAATTGTTGCTTCTGGAAGCGATATTCTAATTTTGCCGCGCGGTCGTGGGCAGGAAATCAAGCGGCTGGTTCGTCGAGGATCATCATGA
- the gmd gene encoding GDP-mannose 4,6-dehydratase, which yields MATNKIALITGVTGQDGAYLAEFLLNKGYEVHGLKRRSSSFNTGRIEGIYREPHEQNSRFHLHYGDLTDSTNLIRIVQQVQPTEIYNLAAQSHVAVSFETPEYTANADAIGTLRLLEAIRILGLETRTRFYQASTSELYGLVQEVPQSETTPFYPRSPYGVAKLYAYWIAVNYREAYSMHASNGILFNHESPLRGETFVTRKITRAAAAIKLGRQRKLWLGNLDAKRDWGHAREYVRGMWMMLQQDKPDDYVLATGHTTSVRDFVQWSFEDVGIELEWRGKGEQEKGICVRTGECLIEIDPRYFRPTEVDLLIGDPTKARQQLGWEHQTSARELAREMVLADLEVMRSAPIGTGA from the coding sequence ATGGCCACCAATAAGATCGCGCTGATTACCGGGGTCACCGGCCAAGACGGCGCATATCTAGCCGAGTTTCTGTTGAATAAGGGCTACGAAGTCCACGGCCTAAAGCGCCGCTCGTCTTCGTTCAACACCGGACGTATCGAGGGAATTTATCGCGAACCGCACGAGCAAAATTCCCGATTTCATCTGCACTACGGCGACCTTACTGACTCGACTAATTTAATTCGTATCGTACAGCAAGTGCAGCCGACTGAGATTTACAACCTAGCTGCGCAAAGCCATGTAGCCGTTAGTTTCGAGACTCCAGAATACACTGCTAATGCAGATGCGATCGGTACTTTGCGACTGCTCGAGGCGATCCGTATTCTAGGCCTGGAAACGCGGACGCGATTTTACCAGGCATCCACTTCGGAGCTCTATGGTCTCGTCCAAGAAGTGCCCCAAAGCGAAACTACACCCTTCTATCCGCGCTCACCGTATGGCGTGGCAAAGCTGTATGCATACTGGATTGCGGTCAATTATCGAGAAGCGTACAGCATGCATGCCTCCAATGGAATTCTGTTTAACCACGAAAGTCCTTTGCGCGGCGAAACCTTCGTCACCCGCAAGATCACTCGTGCAGCTGCGGCTATTAAGCTCGGACGCCAGCGCAAATTATGGCTTGGGAATCTCGATGCGAAACGAGATTGGGGCCATGCCCGAGAATACGTGCGGGGCATGTGGATGATGCTTCAGCAGGACAAGCCCGATGATTATGTCCTTGCAACTGGCCATACAACGTCGGTTCGGGATTTTGTACAGTGGTCATTTGAGGACGTTGGAATCGAACTCGAATGGAGAGGAAAAGGGGAACAAGAAAAAGGAATTTGCGTGCGGACTGGCGAGTGTCTTATCGAAATTGACCCACGTTACTTTCGACCTACAGAAGTAGATTTGTTGATAGGCGATCCTACTAAGGCGCGACAGCAACTCGGCTGGGAACACCAGACGTCAGCGCGTGAGCTGGCGCGCGAGATGGTGCTTGCTGACTTGGAAGTGATGCGTAGCGCGCCAATCGGGACGGGGGCCTGA
- a CDS encoding glycosyltransferase family 4 protein, translating to MSTIIHVQPAMPSYRLDFFDRSDLLLSKRLLVYATRSNMGILTQQKVRRPWLRDVGKIVKILPGLYWQRGVASIPFSQRDIIVISGNPRVLSNILLLARARLRGARTIWWGHYWSSTSKKWRQALRRIMMRASDAILFYTDSEAVEYCALGTRNQLQLVSALNNGIDVSAIRPVREPYRAESRDLAALFVGRITEKAELSLALDALAQPEMRGITLHIVGWGHLAPELIEKTRSMGLDKQVHWHGAMNQEAEIAKIANRCRLFLYPGEVGLSLIHGMAYGLPAVVHSDRRKQMPEIAAFIDDETGRSFCRGEPASLAAVVSDAVRDTEQLNRWSERCIHQADENFNTQAMAHRFVTLIQRLESMHLSPADLN from the coding sequence TTGTCCACTATCATCCATGTTCAGCCAGCAATGCCGTCGTATCGCCTAGATTTCTTCGATAGATCCGATTTGCTCTTGAGCAAGCGGCTGCTGGTGTATGCGACTCGCTCTAACATGGGGATATTAACTCAACAGAAGGTTAGAAGGCCCTGGCTCCGGGATGTTGGCAAAATTGTAAAAATACTCCCGGGATTATATTGGCAGCGAGGGGTCGCTTCAATTCCGTTTTCTCAAAGAGACATTATTGTTATCTCCGGCAATCCACGAGTGCTCAGCAATATCCTTCTCTTGGCGCGAGCTCGATTACGCGGTGCGCGAACAATTTGGTGGGGACACTATTGGAGTTCAACGTCGAAAAAGTGGCGCCAGGCGCTCAGGCGAATAATGATGCGGGCTAGTGACGCGATACTATTTTATACGGATTCCGAGGCTGTCGAATATTGCGCACTTGGGACGCGAAATCAGCTTCAGTTGGTTTCGGCGCTTAATAATGGTATCGACGTCAGTGCGATCAGGCCAGTTCGTGAACCCTATAGAGCGGAATCGCGCGATCTTGCTGCGTTATTTGTTGGGCGCATTACAGAGAAGGCCGAGTTGAGTCTCGCGCTAGATGCTCTTGCTCAGCCAGAAATGCGGGGAATCACCCTTCACATTGTCGGGTGGGGGCACCTTGCTCCCGAGTTGATTGAAAAGACGCGTTCAATGGGCTTGGATAAGCAAGTCCATTGGCATGGCGCAATGAACCAAGAAGCTGAAATTGCAAAGATCGCAAACCGCTGTCGCCTATTTCTCTACCCTGGAGAGGTTGGACTTAGCTTAATCCACGGCATGGCTTATGGGCTCCCCGCGGTTGTACATTCTGATCGTCGGAAGCAAATGCCCGAGATAGCAGCGTTTATAGATGACGAGACGGGGAGGAGCTTTTGCCGAGGGGAACCGGCTAGTCTCGCCGCAGTCGTGTCAGATGCGGTGCGGGACACTGAACAATTGAATAGATGGTCGGAAAGATGCATCCATCAAGCGGACGAGAATTTCAACACACAGGCCATGGCCCACCGGTTTGTTACGCTGATCCAGCGCCTAGAAAGTATGCACTTAAGCCCCGCTGATCTTAACTAG
- a CDS encoding glycosyltransferase family 4 protein: MGARVIFCNRFFWPDESATAQILSDVAFDLAARGQPVTVVTSQLSYSDPKRHLAAREEVAGVQILRVRTWGGGRQALLAKAAHFVTFYMAASTAAWREVRRGDVLVAKTDPPLLSIPMMLVARMRGAKFVVWIQDLYPELAGRLGVAIARGLTGRFLAMLRNKSLKAASANVVIGKRMLSILCSQGVREDQIVMIPNWTADRALLPNASGHQSLRKEWGFASSDTIVGYSGNLGRAHDVDTILHAAKELQLSGRSDIHFLFVGGGKTREYLYQRASTLGLGNIAYRPYVERSRLGESMAVADIHWLSLKPDLEGMIVPSKFYGIAASARPAIFVGSPTGEIAELLEKHGAGLTCPVGNSALLAQQIVQLADDPEFRTRLGRNGRRAIDESLNQRVSTSAWASLINRLVSQMDTRKNLWRDSA; encoded by the coding sequence ATGGGCGCTAGAGTTATATTTTGCAATCGCTTCTTTTGGCCAGACGAGAGTGCTACCGCTCAAATATTATCGGACGTCGCATTTGACCTCGCGGCCCGCGGACAGCCGGTTACGGTGGTCACGAGCCAATTGTCGTACAGCGATCCAAAACGCCATCTCGCTGCGCGCGAGGAGGTTGCAGGTGTCCAGATCCTACGCGTAAGAACATGGGGTGGAGGACGGCAAGCGCTTCTCGCCAAGGCCGCACATTTCGTGACCTTTTACATGGCCGCCTCGACCGCAGCATGGCGCGAGGTGAGGCGAGGCGATGTGCTCGTGGCCAAGACTGATCCTCCGCTTCTTTCAATCCCGATGATGCTAGTGGCCCGCATGCGCGGTGCCAAGTTCGTTGTCTGGATTCAGGATCTTTACCCTGAGCTCGCCGGAAGGCTAGGTGTCGCTATAGCGAGAGGATTGACGGGGCGATTCTTGGCAATGCTACGGAATAAGAGCTTAAAGGCTGCCAGTGCCAATGTCGTGATCGGAAAGCGCATGCTATCCATCTTGTGTTCACAAGGTGTGCGGGAAGATCAGATTGTGATGATCCCGAACTGGACTGCTGACAGAGCGCTTTTGCCCAACGCATCTGGGCATCAGTCGCTGCGAAAAGAATGGGGATTTGCCTCGTCCGACACCATAGTTGGTTATTCCGGCAACCTCGGGCGTGCGCACGACGTCGATACAATCCTACACGCGGCAAAAGAATTACAGTTAAGTGGTCGTAGTGATATTCATTTTCTTTTTGTAGGTGGCGGAAAAACGCGCGAATATCTCTATCAGAGAGCCTCTACCCTTGGATTGGGTAACATCGCGTATAGACCGTATGTTGAACGCTCGCGACTTGGGGAGTCGATGGCGGTTGCCGATATTCATTGGCTTAGCCTTAAGCCTGATCTTGAAGGCATGATCGTCCCGAGTAAGTTTTACGGAATCGCGGCTAGCGCCCGCCCGGCGATCTTCGTTGGGTCGCCGACGGGCGAGATCGCGGAACTACTAGAAAAACACGGCGCTGGTTTGACCTGCCCCGTGGGCAATTCAGCGTTGCTTGCACAGCAGATAGTGCAACTCGCGGACGATCCGGAGTTCCGCACTCGCTTGGGTCGCAATGGGCGGCGCGCAATCGATGAGAGCTTGAACCAAAGAGTTTCAACGTCCGCGTGGGCATCGTTGATTAACCGATTGGTTTCCCAGATGGACACCCGCAAAAACTTATGGCGGGATAGCGCGTGA
- a CDS encoding exopolysaccharide biosynthesis polyprenyl glycosylphosphotransferase: protein MSTKTKKYPNVDPSLDSVDVGSIRRGIFFHFDANELLATLLLVVSTNLLSLESPLEAFSPGRSAGVSLLFSCGAIILSFAFLKRLRNYPGVGQLHYVLPVFLASYGTAIAAILILRLNYSIFVLILSLVMTVLAQGCFLLARDRLIPKVKYFIVEGGRTADIVLPSAIEVLRPDKPAIPEDPNVAIVADLHYDHSAQWLRVFAQAALRGVPVYHVTEVIETITGRVQIDHLSENHFGSLLVIGAYSAAKRIVDIIVAVVLLLLLAPLFFVVACSIRLQSKGPVFFRQMRVGFRGKIFEVIKFRTMYTQDASADDRATAMTSQDDDRITAVGHFLRRSRIDELPQLINVLRGEMSLIGPRPEALALSRWYLSEIPFYEYRHIVRPGITGWAQVNQGHVTDLTDVREKLHYDFFYIKNFSYWLDFLILIRTVNTIFTGFGAK, encoded by the coding sequence GTGAGTACGAAGACGAAAAAATATCCCAACGTCGATCCGAGCCTTGATTCGGTAGATGTCGGCTCGATTCGAAGGGGGATATTTTTCCACTTTGATGCCAACGAGCTGTTGGCGACTCTGTTACTCGTTGTTTCGACTAACCTTCTTTCGTTAGAAAGTCCACTCGAAGCTTTTAGCCCAGGACGCTCCGCCGGAGTCTCACTCCTGTTTTCATGCGGCGCTATCATATTAAGCTTCGCTTTTCTTAAGCGGTTGAGAAACTATCCCGGCGTAGGCCAGCTGCATTATGTTTTGCCAGTGTTTCTGGCATCATACGGAACGGCGATCGCTGCCATTCTGATCCTACGTCTTAACTATAGCATATTTGTGTTAATATTAAGCTTAGTGATGACAGTTTTAGCGCAGGGTTGTTTCCTGCTAGCGCGTGATCGGCTAATTCCGAAAGTTAAGTATTTCATAGTGGAAGGAGGACGAACGGCTGATATCGTTTTGCCAAGCGCTATCGAGGTCTTGCGTCCTGACAAACCCGCAATCCCCGAGGACCCCAATGTAGCTATTGTTGCGGACTTGCACTATGATCACAGCGCTCAATGGCTGCGGGTGTTTGCTCAAGCAGCCCTGCGCGGCGTCCCAGTATATCATGTCACTGAGGTGATCGAGACCATTACCGGCCGAGTACAAATTGATCATCTTTCGGAAAATCATTTTGGTTCTCTTCTTGTAATAGGTGCGTACTCCGCCGCCAAGCGCATTGTTGACATAATAGTAGCAGTAGTTTTGTTATTATTGTTAGCACCATTGTTTTTTGTCGTTGCGTGCTCGATTAGATTGCAATCAAAAGGCCCGGTATTTTTCAGGCAGATGCGCGTCGGGTTCCGAGGCAAGATATTTGAGGTGATAAAGTTTCGTACTATGTACACTCAGGATGCATCAGCCGACGATCGAGCGACCGCGATGACCAGTCAAGACGATGATCGGATCACCGCAGTGGGTCACTTTCTTCGAAGGTCCCGTATCGACGAACTGCCTCAGCTCATCAACGTCTTGCGCGGCGAAATGAGTCTAATCGGCCCACGTCCCGAAGCACTGGCACTTTCGAGATGGTATCTAAGCGAAATACCGTTCTACGAATATCGCCACATCGTGCGGCCCGGAATTACTGGATGGGCGCAAGTCAATCAAGGGCATGTGACCGATCTTACCGACGTTCGGGAGAAGCTGCATTACGATTTCTTCTACATAAAGAATTTCTCTTATTGGCTGGATTTTCTTATTTTAATAAGAACAGTGAATACCATCTTTACTGGGTTTGGCGCCAAATGA